The genomic interval GGCGGCGCTGATGTGGGCCGCATGGTCGATGTAGTAGGCCACCACATGCAGTCCGGCGCCAGTTGCGGCGATGGCCGCAAAGATGGGCATATGCCCGTAGCCGAAGAAGAAGGCGCGGTGCCGCTGGAGGTGCAGGGCCTGGCCCGTCGGCAGTATGAAGTAGATCCACCACATGCCAAACGCCAGCGCCGTACCGCCGAAACCCACCAACGCCGCATCCAGCGTCCAGCCGTGGTTGCCTACGATGACCCGGAGGGTTTCGACGGCACCGAACAGGCATTCGCCAAGGGCGATGATGGCGAGCAGCCCGTAGCGTTCGGCGATGTGGTGCGCGTGCCACGGGGTCCGCATGGAGCGCTCGGCCGCGTAGGGCGTAGCCATTTCCAGCACGAAGAGGGGCACAGTCATGAGGATGGTGGTGGGAACGTCGGCCCGGATGATCAGCACAGCGATCCAGCCGAGCTGGACCACGCCAAGGTAGGCTGCGTAGCGCCGGCACGTCTGGCGGCGTTCCGGATCCTGCCGCGCCGCGCGCAGCCATTGGCAGACCAGGGCCAAACGCATGATCACGTAGCCGCCGACTATCACGGCGTTGTCCACGTGGTCGCCCTCCACGAGCGAGTGGAACAGCGGCTCGATGCCCATCGCCAGGATCAGGACGCCGACAATCTGGACCAGGGTGACCAGCCGGAACACCCAGTCGTCGGTGTCGTAGGCGCTGGCGAACCACGTGAAATTGATCCACGCCCAGATCACGGCAAACATCGCGAAGGAGAAGGCCAGCAGCCCGGCACCGAAGTGGGCTTCGGCGACCTCGTGGGCGAACTGGCTGCCGGCCACTCCGAAAGCAATCACAAACGTTAGGTCAAAGAATAGCTCCAGCGGGGTGGCTGCCCGGTGTTGCTGATGCGGGTTGCGGCCGCCCATGCGGGCCATGGCATGCCGGATGGGATTGTTGGACATGGCTCAAAGGTACCGCCGGGGCCGTGGCCAGCTCCAGAGTGCAGTTGCCTTCCTTCCAGTTCGCGCCCTGGGCCGGGGGTTTTAGACCCGCCCCAGTGCGTCGATGTCCTCCAGGAACTGCTCGTGGACCTCCTGGCTCACGGTGGTCCGGGTATCGCCGATCGCGTCGAGGTAGTCCTCGGTGCAAGGCCCCTTCCGGACCGCCTCGCGGACTGAAACGCTGCCCGCGGAAGCCGCGCCGCCGTCGTCGTACACTGCCTTTTCCAGCGCGCGCTGGGAGGCGCTGCGGGCGGCGTACTCAATGTCCGCGGGGGAGAAGCCCTCGGTCCGTTCCACCAGGAGCTCCACGTCCACATCGTCCACCACGGCGGCCGGGATGAAGCGCTGCCACATGGCTTCACGGGCCTGGCGGTCCGGGAGGCCGATGGGGATGACGTAGTCGAACCGGCCATGGCGAAGGAAGGCGCTGTCCAGCGCGCGGATGAAGTTGGTGGCGCACACCAGCAGGCGGCCGGGCTGTTCGCGGAACGCCGGGATGATCTTCAGGAGCTCGTTGGTGACGCCCTGAAGGGGCGACGGCGGTTCGCCCGAGCGCTGGGAGGCGATCTCTTCCACCTCGTCGATGAACACCACGCAGTGCTCCAGTTCCGCGATCTCAAGGAATGTTTCGCGCAGGGCGCCGGCGAGGCCCTTGGGATCAGAGGCCAGCCGGGACGGGAAAACCTCCACAAACGGCCACTCGAGCCGGGACGCGATGGCCTTCGCAAACGTGGTTTTGCCGGTGCCGGGAGGACCAAACAGCACCACGGCACGCGGCGGCACCACGCCGTATTCATCGGCGAGGTCGGCCTCCGCGAGAGGCAGGACCAGCCGGCGTTCCAGGAGTTCCTTCTCCTTGCGCATGCCGGCCACGTTCTCCCACAGGTCCCGGGCCAGGATCCGGCCGCCCAGCTGGCCCAGTGCGCCGAGTTCCTGGCGCTGGACGGGGATGGTCCGCTCGAAATAGCGCAGGTTCTTCTTGAGCGCGAAGCCGCGGCTGAGGAACGCCTCCACCCGGGTTTCCGCTTCCGGCATCAGCGCGGAGAGCTTGTTGAGGCCGTGCGGGGCCATGCGGTTTTCGACGGCGGCGAGCAGCGAGGTGCCGATCCCGCGCCCGCGGTATTCAGGCAGCGTGGCCAGGAAGACGATCCAGCCCTGGTCATGCGCGGCGCGTCCGACGGCGGCGCCCACCACCTGATCGCCCTGCACCGCCACCACCGCGTGGTCCTTTTCGCAGGATGCCAGCACCTCGGAGAGGGCATAGACGGGCTCCACATCAGT from Pseudarthrobacter sp. SSS035 carries:
- a CDS encoding low temperature requirement protein A, yielding MSNNPIRHAMARMGGRNPHQQHRAATPLELFFDLTFVIAFGVAGSQFAHEVAEAHFGAGLLAFSFAMFAVIWAWINFTWFASAYDTDDWVFRLVTLVQIVGVLILAMGIEPLFHSLVEGDHVDNAVIVGGYVIMRLALVCQWLRAARQDPERRQTCRRYAAYLGVVQLGWIAVLIIRADVPTTILMTVPLFVLEMATPYAAERSMRTPWHAHHIAERYGLLAIIALGECLFGAVETLRVIVGNHGWTLDAALVGFGGTALAFGMWWIYFILPTGQALHLQRHRAFFFGYGHMPIFAAIAATGAGLHVVAYYIDHAAHISAAVAVASIALPVAIFKVSLTAMFSVMITVDRTIIAVAAGVLAALAGSVGLAAAGVPVPVCLLVIVLALGVSIVLDERLDRTQMSAALERMKQEAKTSRPT
- a CDS encoding ATP-binding protein, translated to MTNWRIRDFHSADLDGILHLWESLKATDVEPVYALSEVLASCEKDHAVVAVQGDQVVGAAVGRAAHDQGWIVFLATLPEYRGRGIGTSLLAAVENRMAPHGLNKLSALMPEAETRVEAFLSRGFALKKNLRYFERTIPVQRQELGALGQLGGRILARDLWENVAGMRKEKELLERRLVLPLAEADLADEYGVVPPRAVVLFGPPGTGKTTFAKAIASRLEWPFVEVFPSRLASDPKGLAGALRETFLEIAELEHCVVFIDEVEEIASQRSGEPPSPLQGVTNELLKIIPAFREQPGRLLVCATNFIRALDSAFLRHGRFDYVIPIGLPDRQAREAMWQRFIPAAVVDDVDVELLVERTEGFSPADIEYAARSASQRALEKAVYDDGGAASAGSVSVREAVRKGPCTEDYLDAIGDTRTTVSQEVHEQFLEDIDALGRV